One genomic segment of Rhizobium gallicum bv. gallicum R602sp includes these proteins:
- a CDS encoding SDR family oxidoreductase, producing MPLSANPLTASDKKALAEIEGSSATAKKKVLVVGATGFLGAKILRNLTLDASVAVVAMSRKGAPSNESADVEWVRGDMMDPASLDRALRGVDVVVSSANSYMKGSLDTDFQGNKNLIEAAARAKVGRFVFLSIVSCEAASAVPHFHAKKVAEDLIKASGVPYVFVRAPTFLDQSTDFIAKGVKAGRFLAMGDKTTRWSYVLTDDLASYLAKAATFPGSEINNQTIDVGWRDGPKSQQEIADIVSEITKRRLRVRVVPWLVFRLLARPVKLFSELGYDLIEMFLFFKKGVYVSNISKQEHFFGPAPTPQDAITRWARSHQLIS from the coding sequence TTGCCTCTATCAGCAAATCCCTTGACTGCCTCGGATAAGAAGGCACTCGCCGAGATCGAAGGCTCAAGCGCGACGGCGAAAAAGAAGGTCCTGGTCGTCGGCGCAACAGGGTTCCTCGGAGCGAAGATTCTTCGCAACTTGACGCTTGATGCGAGCGTTGCCGTCGTCGCGATGTCGCGAAAGGGCGCGCCCTCAAATGAAAGCGCCGACGTCGAATGGGTGCGCGGCGACATGATGGATCCAGCTTCATTGGATCGTGCTTTGCGGGGCGTGGACGTCGTCGTCAGTTCAGCTAACAGTTACATGAAGGGAAGCCTCGACACGGATTTCCAGGGCAACAAGAACCTTATAGAGGCGGCGGCAAGAGCCAAAGTTGGCCGATTTGTCTTTCTCAGCATCGTTAGCTGCGAGGCTGCGTCTGCAGTGCCGCATTTCCACGCCAAGAAAGTGGCCGAGGATCTGATCAAGGCCTCCGGGGTGCCGTATGTATTTGTCCGCGCGCCTACATTTCTCGATCAGAGTACGGACTTTATTGCGAAGGGTGTGAAAGCTGGCCGGTTCCTGGCGATGGGCGATAAGACCACGAGGTGGTCCTATGTTCTAACAGATGATCTGGCCTCATATCTTGCCAAAGCCGCGACGTTTCCTGGCAGTGAAATCAACAACCAAACCATCGATGTCGGCTGGCGCGATGGCCCCAAGAGTCAGCAAGAGATCGCCGATATCGTCTCCGAAATTACGAAGAGACGTCTTAGGGTTCGGGTCGTGCCATGGTTGGTTTTCCGCTTGCTCGCTCGGCCCGTGAAGCTGTTTTCCGAGCTTGGGTACGATCTGATCGAGATGTTCCTGTTCTTCAAGAAGGGCGTCTACGTTTCGAATATTTCGAAACAAGAACATTTCTTCGGACCCGCGCCTACACCCCAAGATGCGATCACGCGGTGGGCAAGAAGTCATCAGCTAATTTCGTGA
- a CDS encoding alkene reductase: MNPIFTSVRVGRYALPNRLVMAPMTRSRAGFDGTPGELAMEYYAQRAELGLIVTEGTQPSDDGQGYLTTPGIYTPAHVAGWRKITSAVHDKGGHIFIQLMHAGRMSHPDNTPHHRQGVAPSAIAPGTAMFTATGMQDIPAPRALTTEEVRRTVADFRHAARSAIEAGADGIEIHGANAYLVQQFFAPSANTRTDEYGGSIENRARFAIEVATAIAEEIGADRTAIRLSPGTTMWGIDEGAEGADLYRHLVAELDNLGLAYMHIMHQGDEPLLANIRKLWHQPLILNRPGRPHDQIGVDVTSGLADLEAYGQMVLANPDFVVRLKANAAMNEADHNTFFGGTAQGYIDYPVLSARTDISS; the protein is encoded by the coding sequence ATGAACCCCATCTTCACCTCTGTCCGCGTCGGCCGCTACGCTCTGCCGAACCGCCTCGTGATGGCCCCGATGACTCGCAGCCGCGCCGGCTTCGACGGTACGCCGGGCGAGCTGGCCATGGAATATTATGCTCAGCGCGCCGAGCTCGGCCTGATCGTCACTGAAGGCACCCAGCCCTCGGATGACGGCCAGGGCTATCTCACCACACCCGGCATCTATACGCCCGCCCATGTCGCCGGCTGGCGCAAGATCACGTCCGCCGTGCACGATAAAGGCGGCCACATCTTCATCCAGCTCATGCACGCTGGGCGTATGTCGCATCCCGACAACACGCCGCATCATCGCCAAGGCGTCGCACCGTCCGCGATCGCGCCGGGGACGGCCATGTTCACGGCGACCGGGATGCAGGACATTCCCGCGCCGCGCGCGCTGACGACCGAAGAAGTGCGCCGAACCGTCGCCGATTTCCGTCACGCGGCCCGCTCAGCGATCGAGGCCGGCGCCGACGGCATCGAGATTCACGGCGCAAACGCCTACCTCGTCCAGCAGTTCTTCGCGCCGAGTGCCAACACGCGCACGGACGAATATGGCGGCTCCATCGAGAACCGTGCCCGCTTCGCCATCGAGGTCGCCACGGCGATCGCCGAGGAGATCGGTGCGGACAGAACTGCAATCCGACTGTCCCCCGGCACGACGATGTGGGGAATTGACGAAGGCGCTGAAGGGGCGGATCTTTATCGCCATCTCGTCGCCGAACTCGACAACCTCGGGCTCGCCTATATGCACATCATGCACCAAGGCGACGAGCCGCTACTCGCCAACATCCGCAAGCTCTGGCACCAACCGCTGATCCTCAACCGGCCGGGTCGCCCGCACGATCAGATCGGCGTCGACGTGACTTCGGGACTGGCCGATCTCGAAGCCTATGGCCAGATGGTCTTGGCCAATCCGGACTTCGTCGTGCGGCTGAAGGCTAATGCAGCGATGAACGAGGCAGACCACAACACCTTCTTCGGCGGCACCGCACAGGGCTACATCGATTACCCCGTCCTGAGCGCCCGGACCGATATTAGTTCATGA